A stretch of Gossypium hirsutum isolate 1008001.06 chromosome A06, Gossypium_hirsutum_v2.1, whole genome shotgun sequence DNA encodes these proteins:
- the LOC107962763 gene encoding transcription factor MYBS3 → MGRKCSHCGNIGHNSRTCTTFRSAAAGMGSGVRLFGVQLQLDVSSPSVVSNHMMKKSFSMDCLSSSPSPSSLSSSRVSIDENSDKTSMGYLSDGLMGRSPDRKKGVPWTEEEHRIFLIGLEKLGKGDWRGISRNFVTTRTPTQVASHAQKYFLRQATLNKKNRRSSLFDMVRSNSMGGPPSLTTIPQLDLHHRRHHRHPMPVDCSDSQTNVAPDLELTLAAPRPALEENKSSPTTTTLLIRPISVT, encoded by the exons ATGGGCAGGAAGTGCTCACATTGTGGAAACATAGGCCATAATTCAAGGACCTGCACCACTTTCAGATCTGCTGCTGCAGGAATGGGATCAGGTGTTAGGCTTTTCGGTGTTCAACTACAACTGGATGTATCTTCACCTTCTGTAGTTTCCAATCATATGATGAAGAAGAGTTTCAGCATGGATTGCTTGTCttcctctccctctccctcttctTTGTCATCTTCTAGAGTTTCCATCGATGAAAATTCTGATAAAACTTCCATGGGTTATCTATCTGATGGTCTCATGGGCCGATCTCCTGACAGAAAAAAAG GAGTTCCATGGACAGAAGAAGAACACAGAATCTTTCTAATAGGGCTGGAGAAGCTAGGGAAAGGAGACTGGAGAGGCATCTCTAGAAACTTTGTGACAACAAGGACTCCAACCCAAGTTGCAAGCCATGCTCAAAAGTATTTTCTTCGACAGGCAACTCTCAACAAGAAGAACCGACGTTCCAGCCTGTTTGACATG GTTAGAAGCAATAGTATGGGTGGACCACCTAGTCTTACAACAATCCCTCAACTAGATTTGCATCATCGTCGTCATCATCGTCATCCCATGCCTGTTGATTGCAGTGATTCGCAGACAAATGTGGCGCCTGATTTGGAGCTTACACTTGCCGCCCCAAGGCCGGCTTTAGAAGAAAACAAGTCATCCCCAACAACAACAACTCTCCTTATTAGACCCATTAGTGTTACTTGA